The following coding sequences are from one Dreissena polymorpha isolate Duluth1 chromosome 8, UMN_Dpol_1.0, whole genome shotgun sequence window:
- the LOC127842114 gene encoding neurogenic locus notch homolog protein 1-like isoform X3 codes for MVDNKCIVVVTTLMLCAHLCVGNLCDGKECLQKGLCDEYLGPSGYMCICRKGYGFNVVGECVDIDECAAKHHDPCGHRGLCENAIGDYTCKCLEGWTNDSHCSKNISDHALCMPGYKGNRCSDATCGEHGYSQPKGLNDFECICDAGWTRIYDSRNSPCDQDMDECQDPNACNQHSKCINSQGSYKCECLVSWSGEDCSIYNCSTGLCSNGGTCNNDSCTCLSVWAGEDCSIFNCSTGVCKNGGTCNSDKCTCLSNWIGEDCSVYNCSTGACKNGGMCNNDRCTCLSNWTGEDCSKYNCTTGVCKNGGTCNDDSCTCLSNWTGEDCSIFNCSTGVCKNGGTYNNDSCTCLSYWTGEDCSIYNCSTGVCKNGGTCNNDRCTCLSNWTGEDCSIYNCSTGVCKNDGTCNNHRCTCLSNWTGEDCSIYNCTTGVCKNGGTCNNDRCTCVSNWTGEDCYIYNCTTGVCKNGGMCNNARCTCLSNWTGEDCSIYNCSTGVCKNGGTCNNDRCKCLSNWTGEDCSIYNCSTGVCKNDGTCNNDRCTCLSNWTGEDCSIYNCSTGVCKNGGTCNIDSCTCLSYWTGEDCSLYNCSTGVCKNGGMCNNDRCTCLSHWTGEDCSIYNCSTGVCKNGGTCNNDRCTCLSNWTGEDCSIYNCVTGSCKNSGTSNNDKSSCLLNWTGEHCSIFNCNTSLCSNSGSRGDDKSTCLSNWTGEYCYIFNCTTNLSRNCESCIYDKCKCVSNLTWEDCSKYNRTTGVYKNDGTCNNVNCTFSSNWTCQDCSIYNCTTGLYRNRESCVNDTCICLSNVTGKYCALQICSTGESANSRKDNAATRSYLLHYTLLGLALLFMAVICLLTICIYSKMQKARSSSRQIDDVTRTRPTKTYNAYDTDRKGSTWITRVAPVV; via the exons ATGGTCGACAATAAATGCATTGTTGTTGTTACAACGCTGATGCTG TGTGCACATTTATGTGTGGGTAACCTATGCGACGGTAAAGAATGTCTGCAGAAGGGATTATGCGATGAATATTTGGGGCCATCGGGATATATGTGTATATGCAGAAAG GGGTACGGTTTTAATGTCGTCGGAGAATGCGTAGATATTGATGAATGTGCAGCCAAACACCATGATCCGTGTGGACACAGGGGTTTGTGCGAAAATGCCATAGGCGATTACAC ATGCAAATGTTTAGAAGGCTGGACGAATGATTCCCATTGTTCGAAAAATATATCCGATCATGCTTTGTGCATGCCTGGGTACAAAGGGAATAGGTGTAGCGATGCAACATGCGGTGAACATGGATACTCCCAGCCAAAAGGCCTTAATGATTTCga GTGCATCTGTGATGCTGGATGGACAAGAATCTATGATTCAAGGAACAGCCCATGTGATCAAGATATGGACGAGTGTCAGGACCCAAATGCGTGTAACCAACATAGCAAGTGCATCAATAGTCAAG GGTCGTACAAATGCGAGTGTCTTGTTTCCTGGTCAGGAGAAGATTGTTCTATATACAACTGCTCCACTGGCTTATGCAGTAACGGTGGAACTTGCAACAATGACAGTTGTACGTGTTTATCTGTTTGGGCCGGAGAGGATTGTTCTATTTTCAACTGTTCCACTGGCGTATGTAAGAATGGTGGAACGTGCAACAGTGACAAGTGTACATGTTTATCTAATTGGATAGGAGAGGATTGTTCTGTTTACAACTGTTCTACTGGCGCATGTAAGAATGGTGGAATGTGCAACAATGACAGGTGTACGTGTTTATCTAATTGGACAGGAGAGGATTGTTCTAAATACAACTGTACCACTGGCGTATGTAAGAATGGTGGAACGTGCAACGATGACAGTTGTACGTGTTTATCTAATTGGACAGGAGAGGATTGTTCAATTTTCAACTGTTCCACTGGCGTATGTAAGAATGGTGGAACGTACAACAATGACAGCTGTACGTGTTTATCTTATTGGACAGGAGAGGATTGTTCTATTTACAACTGTTCTACTGGCGTATGTAAGAATGGTGGAACTTGCAACAATGACAGGTGTACATGTTTATCTAATTGGACGGGAGAGGATTGTTCTATATACAACTGTTCCACTGGCGTATGTAAGAATGATGGAACGTGCAACAATCACAGGTGTACGTGTTTATCTAATTGGACAGGAGAGGATTGTTCTATTTACAACTGTACCACTGGCGTATGTAAGAATGGTGGAACGTGCAACAATGACAGGTGTACGTGTGTATCTAATTGGACAGGAGAGGATTGTTATATTTACAACTGTACCACTGGCGTATGTAAGAATGGTGGAATGTGCAACAATGCCAGGTGTACGTGTTTATCTAATTGGACAGGAGAAGATTGCTCTATTTACAACTGTTCTACTGGCGTATGTAAGAATGGTGGAACTTGCAACAATGACAGGTGTAAGTGTTTATCTAATTGGACAGGGGAAGATTGTTCTATTTACAACTGTTCTACTGGCGTGTGTAAGAATGATGGAACGTGCAACAATGACAGGTGTACATGTTTATCTAATTGGACAGGAGAGGATTGTTCTATTTACAACTGTTCCACTGGCGTATGTAAGAATGGTGGAACGTGCAACATTGACAGCTGTACGTGTTTATCTTATTGGACAGGAGAGGATTGTTCTCTTTACAACTGTTCTACTGGCGTGTGTAAGAATGGTGGAATGTGCAACAATGACAGGTGTACGTGTTTATCTCATTGGACAGGAGAGGATTGTTCTATATACAACTGTTCCACTGGCGTATGTAAGAATGGTGGAACGTGCAACAATGACAG GTGTACGTGTTTATCTAATTGGACAGGAGAAGATTGTTCTATATACAACTGTGTCACTGGTTCATGCAAGAATAGTGGTACTTCCAACAATGACAAAAGTTCATGTTTATTAAATTGGACTGGCGAACATTGCTCTATATTCAACTGCAACACGAGCTTATGCAGCAATAGCGGATCACGCGGCGATGACAAGTCTACATGTTTATCTAATTGGACAGGAGAATATTGTTATATATTCAACTGTACCACTAATTTATCAAGGAATTGTGAATCATGCATCTATGACAAATGTAAATGTGTATCTAATTTAACTTGGGAAGATTGTTCTAAATACAATCGTACAACAGGCGTATATAAAAACGATGGAACTTGCAACAATGTCAATTGTACATTTTCATCCAATTGGACTTGTCAAGACTGTTCTATATACAACTGTACCACAGGCTTATATAGGAATAGGGAATCATGTGTAAACGACACGTGTATTTGTCTATCAAATGTGACTGGGAAATATTGTGCTTTGCAAATCTGTAGCACAGGAGAATCTGCCAATTCTAGAAAAG ATAATGCTGCTACAAGGAGCTATTTGCTACACTACACATTACTAGGACTCGCCCTTTTATTTATGGCCGTCATTTGTCTATTGACGATTTGCATATACAG TAAGATGCAAAAAGCCCGTTCCAGTTCGAGACAGATAGACGATGTAACAAGAACACGTCCAACTAAAACTTACAATGCATACGATACCGACCGTAAGGGTTCAACTTGGATTACTCGAGTTGCACCAGTTGTgtga
- the LOC127842114 gene encoding tenascin-X-like isoform X9 yields MCNNDRCTCLSNWTGEDCSKYNCTTGVCKNGGTCNDDSCTCLSNWTGEDCSIFNCSTGVCKNGGTYNNDSCTCLSYWTGEDCSIYNCSTGVCKNGGTCNNDRCTCLSNWTGEDCSIYNCSTGVCKNDGTCNNHRCTCLSNWTGEDCSIYNCTTGVCKNGGTCNNDRCTCVSNWTGEDCYIYNCTTGVCKNGGMCNNARCTCLSNWTGEDCSIYNCSTGVCKNGGTCNNDRCKCLSNWTGEDCSIYNCSTGVCKNDGTCNNDRCTCLSNWTGEDCSIYNCSTGVCKNGGTCNIDSCTCLSYWTGEDCSLYNCSTGVCKNGGMCNNDRCTCLSHWTGEDCSIYNCSTGVCKNGGTCNNDRCTCLSNWTGEDCSIYNCTTGVCKNGGMCNNARCTCLSDWTGEDCSRYNCSTGVCKNGGTCNNDKCTCLSNWTGEDCSIYNCTTGVCKNGGTCNNDRCTCLSNWTGEDCSIYNCVTGSCKNSGTSNNDKSSCLLNWTGEHCSIFNCNTSLCSNSGSRGDDKSTCLSNWTGEYCYIFNCTTNLSRNCESCIYDKCKCVSNLTWEDCSKYNRTTGVYKNDGTCNNVNCTFSSNWTCQDCSIYNCTTGLYRNRESCVNDTCICLSNVTGKYCALQICSTGESANSRKDNAATRSYLLHYTLLGLALLFMAVICLLTICIYSKMQKARSSSRQIDDVTRTRPTKTYNAYDTDRKGSTWITRVAPVV; encoded by the exons ATGTGCAACAATGACAGGTGTACGTGTTTATCTAATTGGACAGGAGAGGATTGTTCTAAATACAACTGTACCACTGGCGTATGTAAGAATGGTGGAACGTGCAACGATGACAGTTGTACGTGTTTATCTAATTGGACAGGAGAGGATTGTTCAATTTTCAACTGTTCCACTGGCGTATGTAAGAATGGTGGAACGTACAACAATGACAGCTGTACGTGTTTATCTTATTGGACAGGAGAGGATTGTTCTATTTACAACTGTTCTACTGGCGTATGTAAGAATGGTGGAACTTGCAACAATGACAGGTGTACATGTTTATCTAATTGGACGGGAGAGGATTGTTCTATATACAACTGTTCCACTGGCGTATGTAAGAATGATGGAACGTGCAACAATCACAGGTGTACGTGTTTATCTAATTGGACAGGAGAGGATTGTTCTATTTACAACTGTACCACTGGCGTATGTAAGAATGGTGGAACGTGCAACAATGACAGGTGTACGTGTGTATCTAATTGGACAGGAGAGGATTGTTATATTTACAACTGTACCACTGGCGTATGTAAGAATGGTGGAATGTGCAACAATGCCAGGTGTACGTGTTTATCTAATTGGACAGGAGAAGATTGCTCTATTTACAACTGTTCTACTGGCGTATGTAAGAATGGTGGAACTTGCAACAATGACAGGTGTAAGTGTTTATCTAATTGGACAGGGGAAGATTGTTCTATTTACAACTGTTCTACTGGCGTGTGTAAGAATGATGGAACGTGCAACAATGACAGGTGTACATGTTTATCTAATTGGACAGGAGAGGATTGTTCTATTTACAACTGTTCCACTGGCGTATGTAAGAATGGTGGAACGTGCAACATTGACAGCTGTACGTGTTTATCTTATTGGACAGGAGAGGATTGTTCTCTTTACAACTGTTCTACTGGCGTGTGTAAGAATGGTGGAATGTGCAACAATGACAGGTGTACGTGTTTATCTCATTGGACAGGAGAGGATTGTTCTATATACAACTGTTCCACTGGCGTATGTAAGAATGGTGGAACGTGCAACAATGACAGGTGTACGTGTTTATCTAATTGGACAGGAGAGGATTGTTCTATTTACAACTGTACCACTGGCGTTTGTAAGAATGGTGGAATGTGCAACAATGCCAGGTGTACGTGTTTATCTGATTGGACAGGAGAGGATTGTTCTAGATACAACTGTTCCACTGGCGTATGTAAGAATGGTGGAACGTGCAACAATGACAAGTGTACATGTTTATCTAATTGGACAGGAGAGGATTGTTCTATCTACAACTGTACCACTGGCGTATGTAAGAATGGTGGAACGTGCAACAATGACAGGTGTACGTGTTTATCTAATTGGACAGGAGAAGATTGTTCTATATACAACTGTGTCACTGGTTCATGCAAGAATAGTGGTACTTCCAACAATGACAAAAGTTCATGTTTATTAAATTGGACTGGCGAACATTGCTCTATATTCAACTGCAACACGAGCTTATGCAGCAATAGCGGATCACGCGGCGATGACAAGTCTACATGTTTATCTAATTGGACAGGAGAATATTGTTATATATTCAACTGTACCACTAATTTATCAAGGAATTGTGAATCATGCATCTATGACAAATGTAAATGTGTATCTAATTTAACTTGGGAAGATTGTTCTAAATACAATCGTACAACAGGCGTATATAAAAACGATGGAACTTGCAACAATGTCAATTGTACATTTTCATCCAATTGGACTTGTCAAGACTGTTCTATATACAACTGTACCACAGGCTTATATAGGAATAGGGAATCATGTGTAAACGACACGTGTATTTGTCTATCAAATGTGACTGGGAAATATTGTGCTTTGCAAATCTGTAGCACAGGAGAATCTGCCAATTCTAGAAAAG ATAATGCTGCTACAAGGAGCTATTTGCTACACTACACATTACTAGGACTCGCCCTTTTATTTATGGCCGTCATTTGTCTATTGACGATTTGCATATACAG TAAGATGCAAAAAGCCCGTTCCAGTTCGAGACAGATAGACGATGTAACAAGAACACGTCCAACTAAAACTTACAATGCATACGATACCGACCGTAAGGGTTCAACTTGGATTACTCGAGTTGCACCAGTTGTgtga